The segment CAGCACTTCGGAACTGGCACCGGGATAGTTGGCCTGGACCACGACCTGCGGTGGCACCACATCCGGGTACTGCTCTACCGGCAACGCGCTCAGCGCCGCCAGCCCCGCCAACACGATAACGAACGAGATGACCGAGGAGAAGATCGGCCGGTCGATGAAGAAGCGCAGCATGTCAGGATTCCCCGTTGGTCTCGGTGACCTCGACCGAGGCGCCGTCACTCAGCGCCACCTGCCCGATCACCACAAGCCGGTCCCCCTCATCCAGCCCCTCGAGCACCACCTGGCGCCCATCCACCACCGGCCCGAGCCGCACGGTGCGGACATGCGCCACGTCCTCGTCATCCACCACGAACACCCGGGGCCCGTCCCGACCCTCACCCACGGCGTTCTGGTCAATCAGGAACACATCCTCCAGCTCCTGCAGGACCAGGCGCACACGCACGAACTGGCCGGGAACCAGATCCCCATCCGGATTCTCGAACACCGCTCGGGCGGAGACCGTGCCGGTGCGCGGATCGATAGTGCTGGCGGTGAAATCCACCTGACCCTCCAGCTCATAGGCGTCGCCACCGGGCAAAATGACCTGGGCCGCGTACGTCTGCACCTCATCCTGGCTGCGCCCCATGGCGCGGCGTGCCACGCGCTGGATGGCCGCATCGTTCTCCGGCAGGGAGAAGCGCACATGGGCCGGATCGTGGCGGGTGACCACCGTCAACAGCGCGCCCCGTTCGATCAGGCTGCCCTCCGGCAGGGTTTCCAGATCAGTGACACCGGACACCGGTGCCGTGACCTCCGTATATCGCAGATTACGGCGGGCATCCGCCAGCGCCGCCTCGCTCATGGCCAGCCGCGCCTCTGCAAGCTGCAGATTGGTTTCCGCCTGGTCGCGTTCGCGGCGGCTCACCGCATCCTGTTGGTACAAACCCGAGATGCGGTCCCATTCCCGCTCGGCATCGGCCAGGCTGGCCCTGGCGTCCGCGCGTTCGGCCTCGGCACGGCGCACCGCGATCTCGTAGGGTTCCGGGTCAATGCGGAACAGTGGATCGCCCTTCTGCACCAGCTGCCCTTCGGTGTAGAGACGTTCCTCGAGAATGCCGTCCACGCGGGCACGCACTTCCACTTCCCGGAAACCGCGCACGCGGCCGGCGTACTCGCCCTCGACCTGGACCGACTGAGGCGTGACGGCCTGCACGGTGACCACAGGCAGTGGCTGCTCCTGCCCGCCCGCGTCGTCCTGCGGGGCCCCGCAGGCGGTCAGCAGGAGCAGGAGGACCAGCAACGCAATAGGGGCGCGAACCCCGCGTCGCGGCCACAGGCGGCCGAGCGTCTGGTTCACAACGGATGCGGTTCGGTACATGTTGACTCCAAGCCAGTAGAACGTGTGACGGGACCCCGGCACACACAATGACGCTGCCATCCGGCTGCGTGCGGCCGCCCGGGTCAGGACCCCTCGAGCGCGCCGTGCAGATAGATGTCAAACAATTGGTCGAATCGGTCCACCAGGCATGGGCGACCGGCGGACGCTTCACTTGACATCACGGCCCCGTACACCAGGTCGCCCAGCCCATCCATGAGTGCCTCCACGGGAAGCTTGCGCATTCGCCCGGAAACCATCAGCGCCTCGAACTCGGGCGCCCATTCATGACGCCGTGACATGGAGCGCGCGAAATAGAGGGGGGTACCCCGATCGCGAAATTCCGCCCGCTCCTGGATGAACAGATCGACGGTTTCCGGGTGCTCGTCGAAAAAGGCAAAGGCCGCACGAATGCCGGAGCGGAGTCGCTCCAGCGGATCCGAGTGCCGATCACGCCCCTCGCACATCCGGGCTTCCAGCGCGTCCACCTGCTGGGTCAGCGCGGCGCAGAACAGGTCTTCCTTGCCGCTGAAATAGCGGTACACGGTTCCCTTGCCCACGCCGGCCCGATCGGCAACTTCCTGAACGTCCGCGGATCGATACCCGCGCTCGGCAAACACCATTACCGCGGCGGCAAGCAGCTCTGTCTTCCTTGCATCCGGGGTTTTTCGTGCGTATCGCGCCTGGCTCACTTCCGCTTCCCGCCGTGTGTCCTTGATGCAGGCCCCAAACGGACGGACCCGTCAGTCCGCATGGTTTCACACCAACAAAGGCCTGTCAAAACGGGAATCTCCAATACCGGCGGGCGGACGGCGCAGACGCCGATCGGCCACCTGGGGAACATTGATGAATGCACACGCACGCGCGCGTCGCCTTTGCGTGCGCACAAGGCGCGGTGACTGGCGTGCACTCACTCTGCACCAGGGAGCCGCAACACCCTGCGCACGCCCGTGTTGACGAAAACGGGCGGCCGAGCCCCTTCACTCAATGACTTGCCGTGTCCTGATTAGCAACGCGAGTCAGCCAGCGGCTGGGACTCATTCGGGGACGTGCATGGGCCGTCCCGGGCCACTTTGATCCAGGCCTTCCTGGGAGTGTCACCTTCCTGAGGCCCCTTACCCCTGCCCAGTCATCCCGGCCGGAGCGAAGCGAAGAGCCGGGATCTCCCCCGTCGGGGCAACCCCAAGCGCGGAGATCCCGGATAACCGCTACGCGGTTTCCGGGATGACGACACAGGGGGGGGCAGCTGGAGACCCGAGCCTGCACAGTCCTTGGGGCTGGCTTACTCTCATTGCTAATCAGGTGCGGGGTTGTCGCCCCAGGTTTTCCGAGGCAAGGCGCCTCAGGCAGCGGGTAGTGGTTCTACCCGCCCGCTCTTGATTTCTTCGGGGCTCAACGCAGGATCGGGGAACCTGGGCTGCCAACGCGAGCGTGTCCATTCATCACTGCCCCCGGGTGTTCCGACAGACTGGGCACGCGCGGCCTGCCACCATCCCGTGCCGCGCCCGCCCGCGGGCGTCGGGGGGCGTAGGATGTGATGAGCGCAGCGAATCGCATCAGGGTTTCGCACGGCGTGGGGAACGGTGCGATTCGCTGCGCTCATCACATCCTACAGCGAGGTCGGGGCGGCGGCCTGGGCCTCCAGCTGCGCCATCTCGGAGTCGGTGAAGCCGGCGGCGCGGCGGGCGGCATGGGCGAAGGGCGGGCGTACGCGGCCCGGCATGTACTCGGCTAGCAGCTCGAGGAACAGCGGTTCGGGATCGAGCCCGCGCGCGTGGGCCAGTTCGCGGAACCAGCGCGTGCCGATCGCCACGTGGGCGACCTCCTCGCGCTGGATGATCTCGAGCAGCGCCACGGTCGCGTGATCACCCGCCGCGGTCAGCCGCTCGATCATCCCGGGCGTCACATCCAGCCCGCGCGCCTCCAGCACGCGCGGGACCAGCGCCATACGGATCATCACGTCGTGGTCGGTAGCGAGCGCGGCCTCCCACAGCCCGTTGTGGGCCGGAAGGTCCCCGTAGTCTGCTCCCAGCTCGTGGAGTCGCGCGCGCAGCAGCCGGAAATGACGCGCCTCCTCGGCCGCCACCTGCAGCCAGTCGCTGACGAACGGCGCCGGCATGTCGCGAAAGCGATAGACCGCATCCAGCGCCAGGTTGATCGCATTGAACTCGATATGTGCAACGGCATGCACCAGCGCTACCCGCCCGGCTGTCGTGTGCAGCCCGCGCCGGGGCAGCTCGCGCGGGTGCACGAGCACCGGGCGCTCGGGGCGCCCGGGCACCTCCACGCGCTGCGGGGGTGGCGCCGCTGCTGGCGCCGTCGCGCCGGACCACCAGGCGTCCATCAGCCCCAGCACACGCTCGCACTTGGCCTCCGGGTCGGATTCCAGCAGGGCGGTCTCGGCCACCCGGTAGAGGCCCGCCTCCGGTCGCGGTGTCGCGTTCATGGATCTCCCTGTACGTACAGGCGTGCCGTCAGGCACGCACGCGGACGTTCACCATCATGTCGTTGTCCTCGTGTTCCAGGTTGTGGCAGTGGAACACGTAGAGCTGGTCGCCATCGTAGTCGTGCGTGAAGTCGATGGCGATGCGCACGGTCTCGCCCGGCCACAGCAGGACGGTGTCCTTCCAGCCCAGATCCGCGACCGTCAGCCCGTCGTCGTTGACCGCCTGTTCGCGCACGAAACCGGGGCCACCGGAGCGCGACAGCACCTGGAACGAGAAGCCATGGATATGCATCGGGTGCGGCATGCTGCGGTCCGCATTGCGGAGCGTCCACACCTCCTGGGTGTTGGCCTCCACCTCGATCGGCACCCGGTCCGGGTCATACGTCTCGCCATTGATACGCCACTGCATCGGGGCCATGTCCAGGAGGATGTCGCGTTCGGTTGCGTTGGACACGTCGATGGGGTCGATTCGCGACAGGCGCTCGGGCACCTCGGCGGTGACCGCCTCGCCCTCGCGGACCACGAACTCAAGCAGTGCGAGCGGATCGCCGTCGTGCATGCCGCCACCCATCATGCGCCCCATTCCTCCGCCCATGCCGCCGCCCATACCGCCGCCACGCATCATGCCGCCACCGGCCATCGGGTCGAATTCCAGGCTGTGCAGCTCGACTCGATCGCCTCCGGAAAACGCGGCGAAATCGACCAGAAGCTCCAGACGCTCGCCCGGTGACAGGAAGGCCTCTTTCACCTCCCAAGGCGATTCCAGCAGCCCCGCGTCCGTGCCGATGACCTGGAACGGGACCGCCGCGCCATCGGCCCGCAGGGCGAGGCGATAGATCCGGGCGGTGGATCCGTTCAGCAGGCGCAGGCGATGGATGCGACGCTCGACCTCGTGGCGGGCGGACGGCGTCATGTTCACCAGCACCTCGTCCCCGAGATACCCCATCATCCCCTGCATCGGATTCGGCTGGTACACCAGATGCCCGAGCCGGTCGAAGCGCTTGTCCTGCAACACCAGTGGCAGGTCGGTCTTGCCCAGCTCCAGGCCAAGGGCCTCGTTGAGGGCGTCGTTGTCGTCATCCGTCACCAGCAAAAAACTCGCCAGCCCCTGGTGGGCCTGGCGCGCGGTCCGGTGATGCGCATGGGTGTGGTACCAGTAGGTACCGCCGCGGTTGGTCACCTGGAAGCGGTATTCGTACTGTTCCCCGGGATCGACCGTATGGATCGGGTGACCGTCCTCCCGGCCCGGCACATGCAGGCCGTGCCAGTGGATGATCGTGCCCTCGTCGAGCTGGTTGTCGAGCGTCACATCCAGGTCATCGCCGGTGCGCAACAGCAGGATCGGGTTCTGGTACTCGGTCCCATTCACCTGTGTGCGGTACCAGAGGAATGGTGTCTCCGCGCGGCCGGGCACCGGCAACCATCCCTGTTCGGCCACCAGGGTGAACGGCTGATCGGGTGCGAGCACCGCAAACGGACCATCGGCCCCGGGCAGAAACAGCGGGTTGTCGAAACGCGGAGCGGACACCGCATGGTTGAACAGGGTCCAGCCGCCGAACGTGGTGATCACGGGCAGCGCGGCGGCCAGCCCCAGAAATTGACGTCGTTTCATCATTTTTTTCCTTGCGGATGTGATGCCGGCATGCTCCGGCGCAGCAGGATGGAGTTGCCGATCACCGACAGCGAGCTGGCGGTCATCGCGATTACGCCGATCATCGGGTGCAGCAGGCCGGCCGCGGCGATCGGGATCGCGGCGGTGTTGTAGCCCCAGGCCCAGAACAGGTTCTGTACGATCTTGCGGAAGGTCAGCCGCGACAGCTGCACGGCCTCGACCACCTTGGTCAGTTCGCCACGCACCAGGGTCACGTCGGCGGCCTCGATTGCGACGTCCGCGCCGGCCCCGATCGCGATGCCGACATTGGCCTGCTGCAGGGCCGGGGCGTCGTTGATGCCGTCACCCACCATGGCCACGTGCTCGCCGTACTCCTTTTGCAGCTCACGGATGGCCTCGACCTTGCCCTCCGGCAGCACTCCGGCACGGACCTCGTCGATCCCTACCTGCGCGGCCACGGCATTCGCGGTGCGCTCGTTGTCGCCGGTGACCATCACGCAGCGGATGCCCAGGGCATGCAGCTGTTCGATGGCGACCTGCGACTCCTCCTTGAGCGTGTCGGCGACCGCGACAATGCCCGCCGGTTGATCGCCAATGGCCACCAGCATCGCCGTCTTGCCCGCCTCCTCAAGCCGCCGCAGCGATTCCAGCAGGCCGGACGCATCCAGGCCCTGTTCCTCCAGCAGCCGCTGACTGCCGACCAGGACCCGTTCCCCGTCGAGGCGGGCCTCCACTCCACGCGCGGTATGCGACTGGAACTGCTCGACCTCGGCGACCTCCAGCTCCCGGTCGCGCGCGCCCTGCACGATGGCGTCGGCCAGCGGGTGCGCGGAACCGGCCTCGACCGCCGCGGCCGCCCGCAGCACACGGGACTCGTCGAAGCCCTCGGCCGCGATCACATCCGTCAGTGCCGGTTGCCCGCGGGTGATGGTGCCGGTCTTGTCGAGCACGATCACCGCGATGTCTTTCAGGGTCTGGATCGCGGAGCCCGAGCGAATCAGCACACCACGCTCGGCCCCCATGCCGGAGCCCACCATCAGGGCGGTGGGCGTGGCCAGTCCCAGCGCACAGGGGCAGGCAATGACCAGCACGGCGATCGCGGCGAGGATCGCCAGCACCAGCGGGGGACGCTCCGAATCCACCCAGGGCAGGAAGCCCTCGCCCCAGATCAGGATCGGCTGCAACGCCCCGGAGAACGCCAGCCAGGCCGCGAACGCCGCCAGCGCGATCACCAGAACGGCCGGCACGAAGCGCGCGGTAATGCGATCCGCCAGCTCCTGCACCGGCACGCGCGAGCCCTGCGCCTCGTTGACCAACCGGATCACCTGGGACAGGAAGGTATCCGCACCGACCCGGGTCGCACGCACCTTCAGCCGCCCCTGCTGGTTCAGGGTCGCGCCCAGCACGGTGTCGCCCTCGCCCTTGTCCACCGGGACCGACTCGCCGGTGGCGATGGACTCGTCCACGGTGCTCTCGCCCGCCACCACCTCGCCATCGGTGGGCACCTTCTCGCCCGGACGCACGATCATCACGTCGCCCACCTGCAGCGACTTGATGGGAACCTCGACCTCCTCGCCATCGCGCTCGACCCGGGCGGTCTTCGCACCCAGATCCAGCAGCTTGCGGATCGCGGAGGAGGCCTCGCCCTTGGCGCGGTACTCCAGATAGCGCCCGAGCATATGGAAGGCCATGATGGTCGCGGCCATCTCGATGAACGAGGTCATTGGATAGATGAAGCCGATCAGCCCAATCAGGTAGGGCGGCAACGAGCCCATGGAGATCAGCACGTCCATGTTGAGGCTGCCGCTTTTCAGCGCGCGCCAGGACGAACGGTGCGTCGCCGCACCCCCCGCCATAAAGACCACGGGGAAGGCCAGCACGGCGATAATCAGAAGATAGCCGGGGATCTCCTGCCAGAACATGTGCGGCATCATCAGGACCATGATCGCGATGGTCGGGATCATCGCGATCCACAGCCGGCGCCAGGCCTGCTTCAGGTAGGCCGCGTCAATCTCGGCGTCGTCCGCCTCGCTGCCGGCCTCCTCGGTCTCCACCGCCGCCACGTCATAGCCGGCGCCCTCCACCGCCGCGCGCAGGGCCTCGGGGTCGGGACCGTCGGGGCCGGGTTCCACGGTCACACGGTGGTCGCCGATATTGGTGCGCACCGACTGGATACCATCCAGCTTCTCGATCGCAGCGCGCACGATCCCCGCGCAGTGGTCCGAACCCATGCCCGGCACCACCAGGC is part of the Thioalkalivibrio sp. K90mix genome and harbors:
- a CDS encoding TetR/AcrR family transcriptional regulator, coding for MSQARYARKTPDARKTELLAAAVMVFAERGYRSADVQEVADRAGVGKGTVYRYFSGKEDLFCAALTQQVDALEARMCEGRDRHSDPLERLRSGIRAAFAFFDEHPETVDLFIQERAEFRDRGTPLYFARSMSRRHEWAPEFEALMVSGRMRKLPVEALMDGLGDLVYGAVMSSEASAGRPCLVDRFDQLFDIYLHGALEGS
- a CDS encoding ferritin-like domain-containing protein; the protein is MNATPRPEAGLYRVAETALLESDPEAKCERVLGLMDAWWSGATAPAAAPPPQRVEVPGRPERPVLVHPRELPRRGLHTTAGRVALVHAVAHIEFNAINLALDAVYRFRDMPAPFVSDWLQVAAEEARHFRLLRARLHELGADYGDLPAHNGLWEAALATDHDVMIRMALVPRVLEARGLDVTPGMIERLTAAGDHATVALLEIIQREEVAHVAIGTRWFRELAHARGLDPEPLFLELLAEYMPGRVRPPFAHAARRAAGFTDSEMAQLEAQAAAPTSL
- a CDS encoding heavy metal translocating P-type ATPase, whose protein sequence is MTTETNTVTPREAVVIVPGMGSDHCAGIVRAALEKTAGVQTVSTNIARHRVTVGYDPDQVDPPGLRAAVEGAGYDVAQVEGESGGSATVRLVVPGMGSDHCAGIVRAAIEKLDGIQSVRTNIGDHRVTVEPGPDGPDPEALRAAVEGAGYDVAAVETEEAGSEADDAEIDAAYLKQAWRRLWIAMIPTIAIMVLMMPHMFWQEIPGYLLIIAVLAFPVVFMAGGAATHRSSWRALKSGSLNMDVLISMGSLPPYLIGLIGFIYPMTSFIEMAATIMAFHMLGRYLEYRAKGEASSAIRKLLDLGAKTARVERDGEEVEVPIKSLQVGDVMIVRPGEKVPTDGEVVAGESTVDESIATGESVPVDKGEGDTVLGATLNQQGRLKVRATRVGADTFLSQVIRLVNEAQGSRVPVQELADRITARFVPAVLVIALAAFAAWLAFSGALQPILIWGEGFLPWVDSERPPLVLAILAAIAVLVIACPCALGLATPTALMVGSGMGAERGVLIRSGSAIQTLKDIAVIVLDKTGTITRGQPALTDVIAAEGFDESRVLRAAAAVEAGSAHPLADAIVQGARDRELEVAEVEQFQSHTARGVEARLDGERVLVGSQRLLEEQGLDASGLLESLRRLEEAGKTAMLVAIGDQPAGIVAVADTLKEESQVAIEQLHALGIRCVMVTGDNERTANAVAAQVGIDEVRAGVLPEGKVEAIRELQKEYGEHVAMVGDGINDAPALQQANVGIAIGAGADVAIEAADVTLVRGELTKVVEAVQLSRLTFRKIVQNLFWAWGYNTAAIPIAAAGLLHPMIGVIAMTASSLSVIGNSILLRRSMPASHPQGKK
- a CDS encoding efflux RND transporter periplasmic adaptor subunit; translation: MYRTASVVNQTLGRLWPRRGVRAPIALLVLLLLLTACGAPQDDAGGQEQPLPVVTVQAVTPQSVQVEGEYAGRVRGFREVEVRARVDGILEERLYTEGQLVQKGDPLFRIDPEPYEIAVRRAEAERADARASLADAEREWDRISGLYQQDAVSRRERDQAETNLQLAEARLAMSEAALADARRNLRYTEVTAPVSGVTDLETLPEGSLIERGALLTVVTRHDPAHVRFSLPENDAAIQRVARRAMGRSQDEVQTYAAQVILPGGDAYELEGQVDFTASTIDPRTGTVSARAVFENPDGDLVPGQFVRVRLVLQELEDVFLIDQNAVGEGRDGPRVFVVDDEDVAHVRTVRLGPVVDGRQVVLEGLDEGDRLVVIGQVALSDGASVEVTETNGES
- a CDS encoding multicopper oxidase family protein, with protein sequence MMKRRQFLGLAAALPVITTFGGWTLFNHAVSAPRFDNPLFLPGADGPFAVLAPDQPFTLVAEQGWLPVPGRAETPFLWYRTQVNGTEYQNPILLLRTGDDLDVTLDNQLDEGTIIHWHGLHVPGREDGHPIHTVDPGEQYEYRFQVTNRGGTYWYHTHAHHRTARQAHQGLASFLLVTDDDNDALNEALGLELGKTDLPLVLQDKRFDRLGHLVYQPNPMQGMMGYLGDEVLVNMTPSARHEVERRIHRLRLLNGSTARIYRLALRADGAAVPFQVIGTDAGLLESPWEVKEAFLSPGERLELLVDFAAFSGGDRVELHSLEFDPMAGGGMMRGGGMGGGMGGGMGRMMGGGMHDGDPLALLEFVVREGEAVTAEVPERLSRIDPIDVSNATERDILLDMAPMQWRINGETYDPDRVPIEVEANTQEVWTLRNADRSMPHPMHIHGFSFQVLSRSGGPGFVREQAVNDDGLTVADLGWKDTVLLWPGETVRIAIDFTHDYDGDQLYVFHCHNLEHEDNDMMVNVRVRA